One region of Oxalobacteraceae sp. CFBP 8761 genomic DNA includes:
- the tldD gene encoding metalloprotease TldD, which yields MTPFEPNLSSIAVARDVLLTPFGLDEDKLLRALGTMFTHKVDYADLYFQFTKSEGWSLEEGIVKSGSFSIDQGVGVRAVSGEKTAFAYSDEISEQALLDAAAATRTIGRQGAGRIKIARSTQHSGGRSLYLPNDPLASLDATAKVTLLERVEKMARAKDPRVVQVMAGLAGEYDVVLVLRSDGVLAADIRPLVRVSVTVIAEQNGRREVGSSGGGGRFDYGYFTDEVLDRYATDAVKAACVNLEARPAPAGPMTIVLGPGWPGVLLHEAVGHGLEGDFNRKGSSSYAGMIGERVAAKGVTIVDDGTLQDRRGSLNVDDEGNPTQCTTLIEDGILKGYIQDTMNARLMKMPVTGNARRESFAHLPMPRMTNTYMLAGDKDPQEILASVKNGLYAVNFGGGQVDITNGKFVFSASEAYMIEDGKVTYPVKGATLIGNGPEVMNRISMIGNDMRLDSGVGVCGKEGQSVPVGVGQPTLRIDGVTVGGTA from the coding sequence ATGACGCCATTCGAACCGAACCTGTCCTCCATCGCTGTTGCCCGCGACGTCCTCCTGACGCCATTCGGCCTGGACGAAGACAAGCTGCTGCGCGCGCTGGGGACGATGTTCACGCACAAGGTCGACTATGCCGACCTGTACTTCCAGTTCACCAAGAGCGAAGGCTGGAGTCTCGAAGAAGGCATCGTCAAGAGCGGCAGCTTTTCGATCGACCAGGGCGTTGGCGTACGCGCCGTGTCGGGTGAAAAGACGGCGTTCGCGTATTCCGATGAGATTTCCGAACAGGCGCTGCTGGACGCTGCCGCCGCCACGCGCACGATCGGGCGCCAGGGCGCCGGGCGCATCAAGATCGCGCGCAGCACCCAGCACAGCGGCGGGCGTTCGCTGTACCTGCCCAACGATCCGCTGGCCTCGCTTGATGCGACGGCCAAGGTGACGCTGCTCGAGCGCGTCGAAAAGATGGCGCGCGCGAAAGACCCGCGTGTGGTGCAGGTGATGGCGGGCCTGGCCGGTGAATACGATGTCGTGCTGGTGCTGCGCAGCGACGGCGTATTGGCGGCCGATATCCGGCCGCTGGTGCGCGTGTCGGTGACCGTCATCGCCGAGCAGAACGGGCGACGTGAAGTGGGTTCGTCCGGCGGCGGCGGGCGCTTCGACTATGGTTACTTTACCGACGAGGTGCTCGACCGCTATGCGACCGATGCCGTCAAGGCAGCTTGCGTGAACCTGGAAGCGCGGCCGGCGCCGGCCGGCCCGATGACGATCGTGCTGGGCCCGGGCTGGCCCGGCGTGCTGCTGCACGAAGCCGTCGGCCACGGCCTCGAGGGCGACTTCAACCGCAAAGGCTCGTCGTCATATGCCGGCATGATCGGCGAGCGCGTCGCCGCCAAGGGCGTCACCATCGTCGACGACGGCACGCTGCAGGACCGCCGCGGCTCGCTCAATGTCGATGACGAAGGCAATCCGACCCAGTGCACGACGCTGATCGAGGACGGCATCCTGAAAGGCTACATCCAGGACACGATGAACGCGCGCCTGATGAAGATGCCCGTCACCGGCAACGCGCGCCGCGAATCGTTCGCGCACCTGCCGATGCCGCGCATGACCAATACTTATATGCTCGCCGGCGACAAGGACCCGCAGGAAATCCTGGCCTCGGTCAAGAACGGCCTGTATGCGGTGAACTTTGGCGGCGGCCAGGTCGACATCACGAACGGCAAGTTCGTGTTTTCGGCCAGCGAGGCCTACATGATCGAAGACGGCAAGGTCACGTATCCGGTCAAGGGTGCAACGCTGATCGGCAATGGCCCCGAAGTGATGAACCGCATCTCGATGATCGGCAACGACATGCGTCTGGATTCGGGCGTGGGCGTGTGCGGCAAGGAAGGCCAGAGCGTGCCGGTGGGCGTGGGCCAGCCGACCCTGCGCATCGATGGCGTGACGGTCGGCGGCACGGCTTGA
- a CDS encoding ABC transporter permease, giving the protein MTMQTSDDSAGLWTLAWRRLRADRVAMAALAVVTGFLLLVLLSSTGLVAADWEEEVAVNYAPPSFVGADATARALAQAQLPRATPPNAFDPLAAELAALQAQVAATHPPVAKRTTLLFGADKWGHDIVRKTIKGGETSIVVGLVAALLAVTLGTLFGAVAGFFGGWVDDLFNWFYSIFTSIPSILMILTVAAVLQQKGVTTIVLILGLTGWTGPFRLMRAEYIKHSAREYVMAANAIGASNWQRMFGHILPNVSHVALVQMSILVVGFIKAEVILSFLGFGVPVGTVSWGSMLNEAQNELILGKWWQLAAAAGAMAVLVTSFSLFADALRDALDPRIK; this is encoded by the coding sequence ATGACGATGCAGACGTCCGACGATTCAGCCGGCCTGTGGACGCTGGCCTGGCGCCGCCTGCGGGCGGACCGCGTGGCGATGGCAGCGCTCGCCGTCGTGACCGGCTTCCTGCTCCTGGTGCTGCTGTCGAGCACCGGCCTGGTGGCCGCCGACTGGGAAGAGGAAGTGGCCGTCAATTACGCGCCGCCGAGCTTTGTCGGCGCCGATGCGACGGCGCGCGCACTGGCGCAGGCGCAACTGCCACGCGCCACGCCGCCGAATGCGTTCGATCCGCTCGCGGCCGAACTGGCAGCGTTGCAGGCCCAGGTGGCGGCAACGCATCCGCCGGTGGCCAAGCGCACGACGCTGCTGTTTGGCGCCGACAAATGGGGCCACGACATCGTCAGGAAAACGATCAAGGGCGGCGAAACGTCGATCGTCGTGGGCCTGGTTGCGGCGCTGCTGGCCGTCACGCTGGGCACGCTGTTCGGCGCTGTCGCCGGGTTCTTCGGTGGCTGGGTCGACGACCTGTTCAACTGGTTCTACAGCATCTTCACGTCGATTCCATCGATCCTGATGATCCTGACCGTGGCCGCCGTGCTGCAGCAAAAGGGCGTGACGACCATCGTGCTGATCCTGGGCCTGACCGGCTGGACGGGACCGTTTCGCCTGATGCGCGCCGAGTACATCAAGCACAGTGCGCGCGAATACGTGATGGCGGCCAATGCCATCGGCGCGTCGAACTGGCAGCGCATGTTCGGGCATATCCTGCCGAACGTGTCGCACGTGGCGCTGGTGCAGATGTCGATCCTCGTGGTCGGCTTCATCAAGGCCGAAGTAATCCTGTCGTTCCTGGGCTTCGGCGTGCCGGTAGGCACGGTATCGTGGGGCAGCATGCTCAACGAAGCGCAGAATGAACTCATCCTCGGCAAGTGGTGGCAACTGGCGGCCGCTGCCGGCGCCATGGCGGTGCTGGTCACCAGTTTTTCGCTGTTTGCCGACGCCTTGCGCGACGCGCTCGACCCCAGGATCAAATGA
- a CDS encoding TonB-dependent receptor → MCAGGMVVAFSAAHAQDTAPATGEPQRVEVTGSRIATANLESISPVTVVNAKDIKLEGVRSVESLLNNLPQVFADQGGSVSNGSTGTATVNLRNFGADRTLVLVNGRRLPAGSPRNPAADLNQIPVGLVKRVEVLTGGAGAIYGSDAVAGVVNFIMDDNFQGVQIDSNYQFYNHQQNGGPAADAATRRNFQLPGDKSADAKVKDISLTMGGNFADGRGNAVVFLGYKKEDPLLQSERDFTACSLGGSTTGDTFNCGGSGTSFPGRFLVGTRSFTVADANGGVRPYIGANDAYNFGPLNYFRRPSERYTFSSFTHYDINDKTRVYGEASFHDDSTVAQIAPSGLFGLDASGANAITFENPLLSNAWRQTLGLNAPGDTADLVIFRRNVEGGGRRDDLNHTSYRGVVGVKGDVGNWKYDVFAQVGKVRYAETYFNDFSVARSARALDVVPGANGAPVCRSTLNGIDPNCVPYNIWSLGGITKEALTYLQTPGFQRGSTSQTVQGVNLSTDLGEYGLKLPTSTEGIGLALGWEHRTEKLSLDNDAAFESGDLAGQGGPTKNVSGQFSVRDYYAETRIPILQKQPFADQLNVTASYRKSDYSTGQKTSSYGAGIEWAPIKEAKFRFSYQRAARAANVVELYTPAGLGLYDMSSDPCAGETPTATLAQCARTGVTAAQYGNIVDSPAQQYNQITGGNTNLAPEESDSYTLGLVLTPTRNTSVTIDAFDMKVNGIIGGLPATTSLESCLATGDPTFCSLITRDRLGTLWALETAQIVATNQNLGMASTKGVDLGANWNTKLGAWGSLNLSLMGTYLKEFKQQDLPGGDTRDCAGLHGPTCGVPLPKWRHKVRAVWGTPWNGVELGATWRYVRGVDLDTESEPADASLGARNYLDLVGSWQINRNFTLRAGMNNALDKDPPLSGVVAAVYGNGNTYPQVYDAMGRHIFLNLTAKF, encoded by the coding sequence ATCTGTGCAGGCGGCATGGTCGTCGCGTTCTCGGCGGCCCACGCCCAGGACACGGCGCCTGCCACAGGCGAACCTCAGCGCGTGGAAGTGACCGGTTCACGCATCGCCACGGCCAACCTGGAAAGCATCAGTCCAGTTACCGTCGTTAACGCCAAGGACATCAAGCTCGAAGGTGTGCGTTCGGTCGAGAGCCTGCTGAACAACCTGCCTCAGGTCTTCGCCGACCAGGGTGGCTCGGTCTCGAACGGCTCGACCGGCACCGCGACTGTCAACCTGCGTAACTTCGGCGCCGATCGCACCCTGGTGCTGGTCAATGGCCGCCGCCTGCCAGCAGGCAGCCCGCGCAATCCGGCCGCCGACTTGAACCAGATCCCGGTGGGCCTGGTCAAGCGCGTCGAAGTGCTGACCGGCGGCGCCGGCGCCATCTACGGCTCCGACGCCGTGGCCGGCGTGGTCAACTTCATCATGGACGACAACTTCCAGGGCGTCCAGATCGACAGCAACTACCAGTTCTACAACCACCAGCAAAACGGCGGGCCGGCAGCCGATGCCGCCACGCGCCGCAACTTCCAGCTGCCGGGCGACAAGAGCGCCGACGCCAAGGTCAAGGACATCAGCCTGACGATGGGCGGCAACTTCGCCGACGGCCGCGGCAATGCCGTGGTGTTCCTGGGCTACAAGAAGGAAGACCCGCTGCTGCAATCGGAGCGTGACTTCACGGCGTGCTCGCTGGGCGGCTCCACCACGGGCGACACGTTCAACTGCGGCGGCTCCGGCACCAGCTTCCCGGGTCGCTTCCTGGTCGGCACGCGCAGCTTCACCGTGGCCGATGCGAATGGCGGCGTGCGTCCGTATATCGGCGCAAACGATGCCTACAACTTCGGCCCGCTGAACTATTTCCGCCGTCCGTCCGAGCGCTATACGTTCAGCTCGTTCACGCACTACGACATCAACGACAAGACCCGCGTCTACGGCGAAGCCAGCTTCCACGATGACAGCACTGTCGCCCAGATCGCGCCGTCCGGCCTGTTCGGCCTCGACGCTTCCGGCGCCAATGCAATCACCTTCGAGAACCCGCTGCTGTCGAATGCCTGGCGCCAGACGCTGGGCCTGAACGCGCCGGGCGATACGGCCGACCTGGTCATCTTCCGCCGCAACGTCGAAGGCGGTGGCCGCCGCGACGACCTGAACCACACGTCCTACCGCGGCGTGGTCGGCGTCAAGGGCGATGTCGGCAACTGGAAGTACGACGTCTTCGCGCAGGTCGGCAAGGTCCGCTACGCCGAAACCTACTTCAACGACTTCTCGGTGGCGCGCAGCGCGCGGGCACTGGATGTCGTCCCTGGCGCCAACGGCGCACCGGTCTGCCGCAGCACCCTGAACGGCATCGATCCGAACTGCGTGCCCTACAATATCTGGAGCCTCGGCGGCATCACCAAGGAAGCACTGACCTACCTGCAAACCCCGGGCTTCCAGCGCGGCAGCACGTCGCAAACCGTGCAAGGCGTCAACCTGTCGACCGACCTGGGTGAATACGGCCTGAAGCTCCCGACCAGCACCGAAGGCATCGGCCTGGCGCTCGGCTGGGAACACCGCACCGAAAAACTGTCGCTGGACAACGATGCAGCCTTCGAATCGGGCGATCTGGCTGGCCAGGGCGGCCCGACCAAGAACGTGAGCGGCCAGTTCAGCGTGCGTGACTATTACGCCGAAACCCGTATCCCGATCCTGCAGAAGCAACCATTCGCCGACCAGCTTAACGTCACCGCCAGCTATCGCAAATCGGATTATTCGACCGGCCAGAAAACCAGCTCGTATGGTGCAGGCATCGAATGGGCACCGATCAAGGAAGCGAAGTTCCGCTTCAGCTATCAGCGCGCCGCACGCGCCGCCAACGTGGTCGAACTGTACACGCCGGCCGGCCTGGGCCTGTACGACATGTCGTCCGACCCATGCGCGGGCGAGACCCCGACCGCGACCCTGGCCCAGTGCGCACGCACCGGCGTCACGGCGGCCCAGTACGGCAACATCGTCGATTCGCCAGCCCAGCAGTACAACCAGATCACGGGCGGCAATACGAACCTGGCGCCGGAGGAATCCGACTCGTACACGCTGGGCCTGGTGCTGACCCCGACGCGCAACACGTCGGTCACCATCGACGCTTTCGACATGAAGGTCAATGGCATCATCGGCGGCTTGCCGGCAACGACCAGCCTCGAGAGCTGCCTGGCAACGGGCGACCCGACATTCTGCTCGCTGATCACGCGTGACCGTCTGGGCACCCTGTGGGCACTGGAAACCGCGCAGATCGTCGCCACCAACCAGAACCTGGGCATGGCCTCGACCAAGGGTGTTGACCTGGGCGCGAACTGGAACACCAAGCTGGGCGCCTGGGGCAGCCTGAACCTGTCGCTGATGGGCACCTACCTGAAAGAGTTCAAGCAGCAGGACTTGCCAGGCGGCGATACGCGTGACTGCGCCGGCCTGCACGGTCCTACCTGCGGCGTGCCGCTGCCAAAATGGCGTCACAAGGTGCGCGCGGTCTGGGGCACCCCGTGGAATGGCGTGGAACTGGGCGCGACCTGGCGCTATGTGCGCGGTGTGGACCTCGACACCGAATCGGAACCAGCTGATGCAAGCCTTGGCGCACGCAACTACCTGGATCTGGTCGGCAGCTGGCAGATCAACCGTAACTTCACCCTGCGCGCCGGCATGAACAACGCGCTGGACAAGGATCCACCGCTGTCGGGCGTGGTCGCTGCCGTCTACGGCAACGGCAATACCTACCCACAGGTGTATGACGCGATGGGCCGTCATATCTTCCTGAACCTGACCGCCAAGTTCTGA
- the aroG gene encoding 3-deoxy-7-phosphoheptulonate synthase AroG: MPRTDDLRIREMKELTPPSHLIREYPVTPAAEQTAAGARVDLHRILHGQDDRLMVVIGPCSIHDPKAAIEYARRLVEQRRRFAGELEIVMRVYFEKPRTTVGWKGLINDPYMDNSFRINDGLRMARELLRDINEMGLPAGTEFLDVISPQYIADLISWGAIGARTTESQVHRELASGLSCPVGFKNGTDGNIKIATEAIKAASQPHHFLSVTKGGHSAIVSTSGNEDCHIILRGGKAPNYDAASVEEACRQIAALGLASRLMIDASHANSSKKPENQVPVCADIATQIAAGDDRIVGVMIESNLVGGRQDLVPGKELTYGQSVTDGCIDWDSSLQVLDGLAAAVRQRRLRQE, translated from the coding sequence ATGCCCCGCACCGACGACCTACGCATCCGTGAAATGAAGGAACTGACGCCACCCTCGCACCTGATCCGCGAGTACCCCGTCACCCCGGCGGCCGAGCAGACCGCGGCCGGCGCGCGTGTCGACCTGCACCGCATCCTGCATGGCCAGGACGACCGCCTGATGGTGGTGATCGGGCCATGCTCGATCCACGACCCGAAGGCCGCGATCGAGTACGCGCGCCGGCTGGTCGAACAGCGCCGCCGCTTTGCCGGTGAACTCGAGATCGTGATGCGGGTCTACTTTGAAAAGCCCCGCACGACGGTGGGCTGGAAAGGCCTGATCAACGACCCGTATATGGACAACAGCTTCCGCATCAATGATGGCCTGCGCATGGCGCGCGAGCTGCTGCGCGACATCAACGAGATGGGCCTGCCGGCCGGCACCGAATTCCTCGACGTGATCAGCCCGCAGTACATCGCTGACCTGATCAGCTGGGGCGCCATCGGCGCGCGCACGACCGAGTCGCAGGTGCACCGCGAGCTGGCGTCCGGCCTGTCGTGCCCGGTCGGTTTCAAGAACGGCACCGACGGCAATATCAAGATCGCGACCGAGGCGATCAAGGCCGCGTCGCAGCCGCACCATTTCCTGTCGGTGACCAAGGGCGGCCACTCGGCCATCGTGTCGACCTCGGGCAACGAGGATTGCCACATCATCCTGCGTGGCGGCAAGGCGCCGAACTACGACGCCGCCAGCGTCGAGGAAGCCTGCCGCCAGATCGCCGCACTGGGCCTGGCCAGCCGCCTGATGATCGACGCGTCGCATGCCAACAGTTCGAAAAAGCCCGAGAACCAGGTGCCCGTGTGCGCCGACATCGCCACGCAGATCGCGGCCGGCGACGATCGCATCGTGGGCGTGATGATCGAATCGAACCTGGTGGGTGGGCGTCAGGATCTGGTGCCGGGCAAGGAGCTGACCTATGGCCAGTCGGTAACCGATGGTTGCATCGACTGGGACAGCAGCCTGCAGGTACTGGACGGTCTGGCAGCGGCGGTGCGCCAGCGCCGTTTGCGCCAGGAATAA
- a CDS encoding ABC transporter permease encodes MLAYIVRRLWQMLPTMAGVVLLVFVLFNWVGGDPAYLLAGKMADANAIENIRRQLGTDQPYPVQLWIFVQQIVTFDFGNAWSTGEPVAQIITSRLGPSLTVLIPLTVLEVFFGIALALGIAFVRGSLTDRAVMIACTVGMSISILVYISVFQYVFAYQLGLFPVQGWGSSLGENLLHYALLPIIIGLAVSIAPTLRLYRSFVLDEVGQDYVRTARAKGLSERRIVWVHVLRNAAIPIITHVMANLPALLIGAFLLERFFGIPGIGREVILAVERSDFPVIKAITVYVAAATMVFNLLADLLYRAVDPRVQFR; translated from the coding sequence ATGCTTGCTTATATCGTCCGGCGCCTGTGGCAAATGTTGCCGACCATGGCGGGCGTCGTGCTGCTGGTGTTTGTGCTGTTCAACTGGGTCGGCGGCGATCCGGCCTATCTGCTGGCCGGCAAGATGGCCGATGCGAACGCCATCGAGAACATCCGGCGTCAGCTGGGCACTGACCAGCCGTACCCGGTGCAGCTGTGGATCTTCGTGCAGCAAATCGTGACGTTTGACTTCGGTAACGCCTGGAGCACGGGCGAACCGGTGGCGCAGATCATCACCAGCCGCCTGGGGCCATCGCTCACTGTCCTGATTCCGCTCACCGTCCTCGAAGTGTTCTTCGGCATTGCGCTGGCGCTGGGCATCGCCTTCGTGCGCGGCTCGCTGACCGACCGCGCCGTGATGATTGCTTGCACGGTGGGCATGTCGATCTCGATCCTCGTGTATATCTCGGTGTTCCAGTACGTGTTTGCTTACCAGCTGGGCCTGTTTCCGGTACAGGGCTGGGGCAGCAGCCTTGGCGAGAACCTGCTGCACTACGCGCTGCTGCCGATCATCATCGGCCTGGCGGTTTCGATCGCGCCAACGCTGCGGCTGTACCGCAGCTTCGTGCTCGACGAAGTGGGGCAGGACTACGTGCGCACGGCGCGCGCCAAGGGCTTGAGCGAGCGCCGCATCGTCTGGGTCCACGTGCTGCGCAATGCAGCCATTCCCATCATCACGCACGTGATGGCGAACCTGCCGGCGCTGCTGATCGGGGCGTTTCTTCTCGAACGTTTCTTCGGCATCCCCGGCATCGGGCGCGAAGTCATTCTTGCCGTTGAACGCAGCGACTTCCCGGTGATCAAGGCGATCACGGTCTACGTGGCCGCGGCGACGATGGTGTTCAACCTGCTGGCCGACCTGCTGTACCGCGCCGTCGATCCGCGCGTGCAATTCCGATGA